The following are encoded together in the Eucalyptus grandis isolate ANBG69807.140 unplaced genomic scaffold, ASM1654582v1 tig00008050, whole genome shotgun sequence genome:
- the LOC104455464 gene encoding uncharacterized protein LOC104455464 encodes MGYFIGRRMPFKVVEEAMKKMWGPNLSEVMSNGKGLFMFRIPDREFRRSVLESGRITVARIPLVLQQWTPGLELRRETHRVVHVWVRLSNIPFSCWSAHFIGRVASALGKPLYVDKSTEQVNSLTFARVCIEITADQPDWKLIETTHNAAIRPGGPGTERVDDGPSSKESEPYSKAASGNISQQIRPSSVASEDRGGRSSGAPLVPFTESAMDVGQTNSFGGSSPLVQQVANLEVKGKEKEQKSQNLNASLTPYSEARQPCNLKEAEDETSNISSKEDGGHTPRPAPSSGLSEPTRAGSSQDQLLLLLPDPPGPSPMEDSKATRSRRRGAKRKGIMNPVRRAEIRKFAVANKLCLIGLFETKVPEPLFGSISSNILRGWNWIANYDFAPRGRVWIGWDPATVSFELISSNDQAIHGCLKGLSSNFTCCVSAIYGEHSFMRQRPLWSDLINCDDFFQDYAWIVAGDFNAIKDPSDRVGSYNAWIPCFDDFKLCLDQTELEDLRYSGLRFTWSTSAGANRKMRKIDRVLVNSKWRMDFSYSEASFLNPGISDHTPMVVRVVDPCPRRKPFKYFDFWVEHPDFHSTVLQVWDSQVWGVPMFKLVSKLKLLKSRLKDLNLEAFSDISLRTLEAREALRSTQHLLQLDPENIPLAELEKGQRRAFIDLHGQEESTVVSDPDLVPQVFLSFFSDLLAPRAGLAKPDLQELTSLIRKPLSDSQVYSLASPVSDLEVKKTLFSLAKGKAPSPDGFTAEFFKSNWDIVGPLVIEAVKDFFSSGCLLKEVNATILALIPKVPNACEVNDRPIACCNTIYKLITKILANRIAPVPQDIVNPSQNAFVKGRRIRDNILLAQELFAGFHLDPYLPRCAVKVDFRKAYDTVDWDFLELTLTTFRFPPWIIRRIMACVRTPRFSISINGELHGFFPGDWKSAVILKRSLDIFPSWSGLLPNKNKSDIFLSGGDPALCNRILLAFGFQEGKLPIRYLGVPIISKRLSKADCTQLIDRITARARSWSHRFLSFAGRLQLIRSCKLRLENCGFLLPPLSVDSDHFVWRQDSSGAFSVASAWNAIRASKAKAPWTSFVWDKDSAPQFQFLLWLITKNDLPTQSLLLSYGRIDYSVVFSTDVLGFVHGDLVAESGGWAVSVVCALSVLALCGFCAAPFHSFVHI; translated from the exons ATGGGCTACTTCATTGGTCGCCGAATGCCTTTTAAGGTAGTTGAGGAGGCTATGAAGAAAATGTGGGGGCCAAACCTTTCTGAAGTCATGTCAAATGGCAAAGGTCTCTTTATGTTTCGCATTCCTGATAGGGAATTCCGTCGAAGCGTGCTTGAAAGTGGTCGGATAACGGTTGCTAGAATACCACTTGTGCTGCAGCAATGGACCCCTGGTCTTGAGCTGAGAAGGGAGACCCACCGTGTGGTTCATGTTTGGGTTAGACTATCGAACATCCCCTTTTCGTGTTGGTCCGCCCACTTCATCGGGAGAGTTGCAAGTGCGCTTGGCAAACCCCTTTATGTGGATAAGAGTACAGAGCAGGTGAATAGCCTTACCTTTGCTAGGGTCTGCATCGAAATTACTGCTGATCAACCTGATTGGAAACTGATTGAGACAACCCATAATG CGGCTATTAGGCCTGGTGGACCTGGAACAGAACGTGTCGATGATGGTCCTTCTTCAAAGGAATCCGAACCTTATAGCAAGGCTGCAAGTGGAAATATCTCACAGCAAATCAGACCATCTTCGGTGGCGTCTGAGGATCGAGGGGGAAGGTCTTCGGGTGCGCCGTTGGTCCCTTTTACGGAATCTGCAATGGATGTAGGACAGACCAACTCCTTTGGTGGTTCCTCTCCTCTTGTTCAGCAGGTTGCGAATCTGGAG GTCAAAGGCAAGGAGAAGGAGCAGAAGTCGCAGAACTTGAATGCTTCGTTGACACCATACTCGGAGGCGAGGCAGCCTTGCAACCTGAAGGAAGCT GAAGATGAGACCAGCAATATTTCATCTAAAGAAGACGGTGGCCACACGCCTAGACCCGCTCCTTCGAGTGGCCTTTCGGAACCTACTAGGGCTGGTTCGAGCCAAGATCAGCTTCTCCTTTTGCTGCCTGACCCGCCGGGACCTTCTCCTATGGAGGACTCGAAAGCGACTAGAAGTAGGCGCAGGGGCGCCAAGCGGAA AGGTATTATGAACCCTGTCAGAAGGGCGGAGATTAGAAAGTTTGCTGTTGCAAATAAGCTTTGCCTTATTGGGCTTTTTGAAACTAAAGTTCCAGAGCCTTTGTTTGGTTCCATATCTTCCAATATTTTGAGAGGCTGGAATTGGATTGCGAACTATGATTTTGCTCCGCGCGGTAGAGTCTGGATTGGATGGGATCCAGCTACCGTCAGTTTTGAGTTGATCTCTTCGAATGACCAAGCCATCCATGGGTGCTTGAAGGGGTTATCTTCTAATTTTACTTGCTGTGTTTCCGCTATCTATGGAGAGCATTCCTTTATGCGGCAGAGGCCTCTTTGGTCTGATCTTATCAATTGTGACGATTTTTTTCAAGACTATGCCTGGATAGTAGCcggagattttaatgcaatcaAGGACCCTTCTGATCGCGTTGGTAGCTATAATGCCTGGATCCCCTGTTTTGATGATTTCAAGTTATGTCTGGACCAAACGGAACTTGAGGACCTCAGGTACTCTGGCCTTCGGTTTACCTGGTCGACCTCGGCGGGTGCGAATAGGAAGATGCGAAAAATTGATAGAGTTCTTGTCAACTCTAAATGGAGAATGGACTTTTCATACTCGGAGGCGTCGTTTCTCAATCCTGGAATTTCTGATCATACTCCTATGGTTGTCAGGGTTGTGGATCCGTGTCCAAGGAGGAAGCCTTTTAAGTACTTTGATTTTTGGGTTGAGCACCCGGACTTCCATTCTACGGTCTTGCAGGTGTGGGATAGTCAAGTTTGGGGAGTTCCCATGTTTAAACTAGTTTCGAAGCTGAAATTGTTGAAATCTCGCCTCAAGGATCTTAATCTGGAGGCTTTCTCGGATATTTCTCTAAGAACTCTTGAAGCGAGGGAAGCCTTGCGTTCTACTCAGCATCTCCTTCAGTTGGATCCTGAAAATATTCCACTAGCTGAGCTTGAAAAAGGGCAGCGCCGTGCTTTTATAGACCTTCATGGTCAAGAGGAATC TACGGTCGTCTCGGACCCTGATTTGGTGCCTCAAgtttttctatctttcttttcgGATCTACTTGCTCCTCGAGCTGGCTTAGCTAAGCCTGATCTTCAAGAGCTTACTTCTCTTATTCGAAAGCCGCTTTCCGATAGCCAGGTTTATTCCCTAGCTTCTCCTGTCTCTGATTTGGAAGTTAAGAAGACCTTGTTCTCGCTTGCGAAGGGAAAAGCCCCTAGTCCAGATGGGTTTACAGCAGAATTCTTTAAAAGTAACTGGGATATCGTAGGCCCTTTAGTTATAGAGGCTGTGAAAGATTTTTTCTCCTCAGGTTGTCTTCTTAAAGAAGTTAATGCGACTATCCTAGCTCTAATTCCTAAGGTGCCGAATGCTTGTGAAGTAAACGACAGACCGATTGCTTGCtgcaatactatctataagctTATCACCAAGATCTTGGCCAATAGAATTGCGCCTGTACCTCAGGATATTGTAAACCCGTCCCAGAATGCGTttgtaaaaggaagaagaataagggaTAATATCTTATTGGCTCAAGAGCTGTTTGCAGGCTTCCACCTAGACCCATACCTCCCAAGATGTGCGGTCAAAGTGGATTTTCGCAAGGCCTATGACACTGTGGACTGGGATTTCCTAGAGCTTACTCTTACTACCTTCCGGTTTCCTCCGTGGATTATTCGTCGGATTATGGCTTGTGTACGCACACCCAGGTTCTCTATCTCTATTAATGGGGAGCTTCATGGCTTCTTCCCAGGAG ATTGGAAATCGGCTGTGATCCTCAAAAGAAGCCTCGACATTTTCCCTTCATGGAGTGGTCTTCTCCCCAACAAAAATAAGAGCGACATCTTTCTTTCGGGAGGTGATCCTGCTTTGTGCAACAGAATCCTCCTAGCATTTGGTTTTCAGGAAGGTAAACTCCCGATTCGGTACCTTGGAGTGCCAATTATCTCAAAGAGGTTGAGTAAGGCTGACTGTACTCAGTTAATTGACCGCATTACCGCGCGAGCCCGCTCCTGGTCCCACAGGTTCCTCTCTTTTGCTGGGAGACTTCAGCTCATAAG ATCCTGTAAATTGCGGTTGGAGAATTGTGGTTTCTTGCTTCCTCCTCTTTCGGTTGATAGCGATCATTTTGTGTGGCGTCAAGATTCTTCAGGGGCCTTCTCCGTAGCTTCTGCTTGGAACGCCATCAGAGCTTCTAAAGCCAAAGCACCTTGGACTTCTTTTGTGTGGGATAAGGATTCAGCCCCTCAGTTTCAATTCCTCTTGTGGCTTATTACTAAAAACGACTTGCCAACGCAGTCACTTCTTCTCTCATATGGAAGGATCGATTACTCG GTCGTCTTCAGCACGGATGTTCTAGGCTTCGTCCATGGAGATCTGGTTGCTGAATCTGGTGGCTGGGCTGTGTCTGTTGTTTGCGCTCTTTCTGTCCTTGCCCTTTGTGGCTTTTGcgcggctcccttccactcttttgTTCACAtttag